One Streptomyces sp. L2 genomic window carries:
- a CDS encoding cytochrome P450, which yields MSRTAITGVVPLAKGTLPVLGHGLLLARDPFGFLSSLPAYGDLVRIRLGPQDVIMTCAPELTRAMLLDDRTYDKGGPFYERAREASGDGLVTCPHRLHRRQRRLCQPAFQQVRFPAYTEAMVATATELVSSWRDGEVVDVNEAMVTLTMRAMVKAMFATQLSAELDRQVVDDLTIATGGIFRRMLTPPRLNRIPTPDNRRYNHAQARLRATVADAITSRRADLADHDGLLSVLLSAEDSEATDGPPALSDTEVAEQVLTFFLAGAETTANLLAWTLYELGRAPAVQERLHAQTVNALGGRRPSFGLLPALTAADQVTTEALRMYPPAWFLTRTATRDTRLGDVRLPAGTTLGYSAYLIHRRPDLYPDPDRFHPDRWEGRKPDRTAYIPFGAGARKCIGDRFAHIQATLSLAVMATGWQFVPVTDRTPRPAVHATLMPRGLQMRLLART from the coding sequence ATGAGTCGGACAGCCATCACGGGCGTCGTCCCCTTGGCCAAGGGAACACTGCCCGTCCTCGGCCATGGGCTGCTCCTGGCACGGGACCCGTTCGGATTCCTGTCCTCACTGCCCGCCTACGGCGACCTCGTGCGCATCCGGCTGGGTCCCCAGGACGTGATCATGACGTGCGCTCCCGAGCTGACCCGGGCGATGCTGCTGGACGACCGCACGTACGACAAGGGGGGTCCGTTCTACGAGCGGGCCCGGGAGGCTTCCGGTGACGGACTGGTGACCTGCCCGCACCGTTTGCACCGCCGTCAGCGCCGCCTGTGTCAGCCGGCCTTCCAGCAGGTACGGTTCCCCGCGTACACGGAGGCCATGGTCGCCACCGCCACAGAGCTCGTCTCCTCCTGGCGCGACGGGGAGGTGGTCGACGTCAACGAGGCCATGGTCACCCTCACGATGCGGGCCATGGTCAAGGCCATGTTCGCCACCCAGCTGTCAGCAGAACTGGACCGCCAGGTGGTCGACGACCTCACCATCGCCACCGGCGGCATCTTCCGGCGCATGCTCACCCCACCCCGCCTCAACCGGATCCCGACTCCCGACAACCGCCGCTACAACCACGCCCAGGCCCGCCTGCGTGCAACGGTCGCCGACGCGATCACCAGTCGGCGTGCCGACCTCGCCGACCACGACGGCCTCCTGTCGGTCCTTTTGAGTGCCGAGGACTCCGAGGCGACCGACGGCCCTCCGGCACTCAGCGACACCGAGGTAGCCGAGCAGGTCCTCACCTTCTTCCTCGCCGGTGCGGAGACGACGGCGAACCTGCTGGCCTGGACCCTGTACGAACTCGGCCGGGCCCCAGCGGTGCAGGAGCGCCTTCACGCTCAGACAGTCAATGCGCTCGGTGGCCGACGACCCTCCTTCGGCCTCCTGCCCGCACTGACCGCCGCCGACCAGGTGACCACCGAAGCCCTGCGGATGTACCCGCCGGCCTGGTTCCTGACCCGCACCGCGACGCGCGACACCCGCCTGGGCGACGTACGGCTGCCGGCCGGTACGACGCTCGGCTACAGCGCCTACCTCATCCACCGGCGCCCTGACCTCTACCCGGACCCCGACCGCTTCCACCCCGACCGGTGGGAGGGCCGCAAACCCGATCGCACTGCGTACATCCCCTTCGGTGCCGGTGCCCGCAAATGCATCGGGGACCGCTTCGCCCACATCCAGGCCACCCTCTCCCTCGCTGTGATGGCCACCGGCTGGCAATTCGTCCCCGTCACCGACCGCACCCCGCGCCCCGCGGTCCACGCCACGCTAATGCCCCGCGGCCTGCAAATGCGCCTCCTGGCCCGCACCTGA
- a CDS encoding polyprenyl synthetase family protein — translation MVSPGLSTVPAVVTVAGLVAADGVRAAVDALLDDFLKRKVTTAVAKGLPEEVPCVLKDFLRDGGKRIRPALCVLGWQAGGGGALKGAVVQVAASLEMFHAFALIHDDLMDHSDIRRGKPSVHRRLAARHHEAGRTREEADMLGAAGALLVGDVALAWAGELLHSAGLPARRLVAALARTDRMRTEVMYGQYMDLLATGRPNPCTTKSLKIARYKTAGYTIEHPMLLGAELAGADQSLVGALTAYGRAAGEAFQLRDDLLGVFGRPDVTGKPNLDDLREGKQTLLLSLAYRMADPAQLRVLRRYAGDPLLDEHGAARLREVLRSSGAQTAVEQQVETRSRQAVEALQRVSLPLHVAEQLRNFAQALSHRPA, via the coding sequence ATGGTCTCGCCGGGTTTATCGACCGTGCCGGCTGTGGTGACGGTGGCTGGGTTGGTGGCTGCGGACGGGGTGCGTGCCGCGGTGGACGCCCTCTTGGACGATTTCCTGAAGCGCAAGGTGACAACTGCCGTCGCGAAGGGCCTCCCGGAGGAAGTGCCATGTGTGCTGAAGGACTTCCTCCGGGATGGTGGAAAACGGATTCGGCCCGCGTTGTGCGTGCTGGGCTGGCAGGCCGGGGGCGGCGGCGCGCTGAAGGGCGCGGTCGTGCAGGTGGCGGCCAGCTTGGAGATGTTCCACGCCTTCGCCTTGATCCACGACGACCTGATGGACCACTCCGACATCCGCCGCGGCAAACCATCCGTGCACCGCCGACTGGCAGCCCGCCACCACGAAGCCGGCCGCACCCGCGAGGAGGCGGACATGCTCGGCGCTGCAGGCGCTCTTCTCGTGGGGGACGTTGCCCTGGCCTGGGCCGGTGAGCTCCTCCACTCCGCGGGCCTGCCCGCCCGTCGACTTGTCGCGGCGTTGGCGCGGACCGACAGGATGCGTACGGAGGTGATGTACGGGCAGTACATGGACCTCCTGGCAACGGGCCGTCCGAACCCGTGCACGACCAAATCGCTGAAGATCGCCCGCTACAAGACCGCCGGCTACACCATTGAGCACCCGATGCTGCTCGGAGCCGAACTCGCCGGCGCCGACCAAAGTCTCGTCGGTGCCCTGACGGCCTATGGCCGTGCGGCGGGGGAAGCGTTCCAGCTCCGCGACGACCTGCTGGGCGTCTTCGGCCGGCCCGACGTCACGGGGAAGCCCAACCTGGACGATTTGCGCGAGGGGAAGCAGACCTTGCTTCTGAGCCTGGCCTACCGCATGGCCGACCCCGCCCAGCTGCGCGTGCTGCGCCGCTATGCGGGCGACCCGTTGCTGGACGAGCACGGAGCAGCACGTCTGCGCGAAGTACTGCGCAGCTCCGGCGCCCAGACAGCGGTCGAGCAGCAGGTGGAAACCCGGTCGCGGCAGGCCGTGGAGGCCCTGCAGCGGGTGTCCTTGCCCTTGCACGTGGCCGAGCAGCTGAGGAACTTCGCCCAAGCCCTGTCCCACCGGCCCGCCTGA
- a CDS encoding transposase encodes MTSRQRSTSSSTDPPVRREVVLGVDTHREVHVAAVISPLGKILGTESFPATAAGYRQMLVWAPKRGTVSRAGVESTGTFGAGLSRYLLAQQIQVYEVNQPDRWARRLLGKSDPIDAQAAARAVLSGRARARAKSGDGPVHSARIYKLTKDSAVKARTQAINQLKAVLVIADPALREQLSGLGNAELFRTCARLAPYDGGGDEDAVIQATHLTLRMLAERIEQLTAQIDELNQRLTRLVERHAPQLKSPGRATPTSPRSTTRP; translated from the coding sequence ATGACGAGCCGACAGCGCAGCACCTCCTCGAGCACAGATCCTCCCGTTCGGCGCGAGGTCGTCCTGGGCGTGGACACGCACCGCGAGGTGCATGTCGCCGCCGTGATCTCCCCGCTCGGGAAGATCCTGGGCACCGAGTCTTTCCCGGCGACGGCGGCTGGCTACCGGCAGATGCTTGTATGGGCCCCTAAGCGGGGGACGGTGAGCCGGGCCGGAGTGGAGAGCACCGGCACCTTCGGCGCGGGCCTGTCCCGCTACCTGCTGGCCCAGCAGATCCAGGTGTATGAGGTGAATCAGCCCGACCGCTGGGCCCGTCGGCTGCTGGGGAAGTCGGACCCGATCGACGCACAGGCCGCCGCGCGAGCCGTGCTCAGTGGCCGAGCTCGGGCCCGGGCCAAGTCCGGCGACGGCCCTGTGCACAGCGCCCGGATCTACAAGCTGACCAAGGACTCCGCGGTCAAGGCCCGGACCCAGGCGATCAACCAGCTCAAGGCCGTCCTGGTCATCGCCGACCCCGCCCTACGGGAGCAGCTGTCCGGCCTGGGCAACGCCGAGCTGTTCCGCACCTGCGCGCGCCTCGCCCCGTACGACGGTGGGGGAGACGAGGACGCGGTGATCCAGGCCACCCACCTGACGTTGCGCATGCTCGCCGAGCGCATCGAGCAGCTCACCGCTCAGATCGACGAGCTGAACCAGCGCCTGACCCGGCTCGTCGAACGCCACGCCCCGCAGCTGAAGAGTCCAGGGCGGGCTACGCCAACATCGCCGAGATCCACAACCAGGCCCTGA
- a CDS encoding MFS transporter, which yields MIRDHERWTAAAVVCLGVFLLGMDLTVLNVAVPDLDRDLKPSMAQVQWIVDAYALVLGGIVLTAGALTDRIGRRRAFAIGMTICGTTSALGALTEEPDWIIAARCGMGAGAALLMPATLSIITNLFTTPAPRRRAIALWAASLGVGGMTGPVLGGALVEGFSWRAGFWVNVPIVAVALLLTPLVVPKSGPRAGGRSEERVDLLGAMMSACGLLTLVWAVIESPSRGWTSTPVLTGFALAAALLSGFVAHQKRRDDHAMLPLPLLRLRGVVRGATSLTLLSFAMYGALFVITLYLQGVLGYTPWQAGVRTLPLAAALAAGSLAAPRLLARHGERTPIAAGLLLVTAAFAVLTQTRADSGYGHLLVFEVIAGLGAGLVAAAGTETVMGAVPPSHAGLGSAVNDATRQVGASLGVAVQGSILSTVITDRLGPMASSATPTAVLPPLPGARQAFVDGLTASALTAGIVSLAATLAVIPWRSTIPDAATSHEGL from the coding sequence GTGATCCGTGACCACGAGCGCTGGACGGCCGCTGCCGTCGTCTGCCTCGGCGTGTTCCTGCTCGGCATGGACCTGACCGTCCTCAACGTCGCTGTACCCGACCTGGACCGCGACCTGAAACCCTCCATGGCCCAAGTCCAGTGGATCGTCGACGCCTACGCCCTGGTCCTCGGCGGCATCGTCCTGACCGCCGGAGCCCTCACCGACCGCATCGGCCGACGCCGAGCCTTCGCGATCGGCATGACGATCTGCGGAACCACCTCCGCACTCGGAGCCCTCACCGAGGAACCGGACTGGATCATCGCCGCGCGCTGCGGCATGGGCGCCGGGGCAGCCCTGCTCATGCCCGCCACCCTGTCGATCATCACCAACCTCTTCACCACCCCCGCTCCACGCCGCCGGGCGATCGCCCTTTGGGCCGCCTCCCTCGGCGTGGGCGGCATGACAGGGCCCGTCCTCGGCGGCGCTCTCGTCGAGGGCTTCTCCTGGCGCGCCGGATTCTGGGTGAACGTCCCGATCGTGGCCGTGGCCCTGCTCCTCACCCCGCTCGTCGTACCGAAGAGCGGACCCCGTGCCGGAGGCCGCAGCGAGGAGCGGGTCGACCTCCTGGGCGCGATGATGTCGGCGTGCGGATTGCTCACGCTGGTCTGGGCGGTGATCGAAAGCCCCTCAAGGGGATGGACGAGCACACCGGTGCTGACCGGGTTTGCCCTGGCCGCCGCTCTGCTGTCCGGGTTCGTCGCGCACCAGAAGCGCCGCGACGACCACGCGATGCTGCCGCTGCCCCTGCTGCGGCTGCGCGGCGTGGTGCGCGGCGCCACCTCTCTTACGCTGCTGTCCTTCGCGATGTACGGAGCACTCTTCGTCATCACCCTCTACCTCCAAGGAGTCCTCGGCTATACCCCCTGGCAGGCCGGCGTACGTACTCTGCCCTTGGCCGCAGCCCTCGCCGCGGGCTCGCTCGCAGCACCAAGACTGCTGGCCCGGCACGGCGAACGAACGCCGATCGCGGCCGGACTCCTCCTCGTCACCGCCGCGTTTGCCGTCCTGACCCAAACCCGGGCCGACTCCGGCTACGGACATCTGCTCGTCTTCGAAGTCATCGCTGGGCTGGGCGCCGGCCTGGTTGCGGCCGCCGGTACGGAGACCGTCATGGGCGCGGTCCCGCCCTCCCACGCCGGACTGGGATCGGCGGTCAACGACGCCACCCGCCAGGTCGGAGCCTCCCTCGGCGTCGCCGTCCAGGGATCCATCCTCAGCACCGTCATCACCGACCGCTTGGGCCCCATGGCCTCGTCGGCCACCCCGACCGCCGTACTGCCCCCCTTACCCGGCGCACGGCAGGCGTTCGTCGACGGCCTCACAGCGAGCGCCCTGACCGCAGGGATCGTCAGCCTGGCAGCCACCCTCGCGGTCATTCCATGGCGCAGCACGATTCCGGACGCCGCGACGTCCCATGAGGGACTTTGA
- a CDS encoding alpha/beta fold hydrolase, with amino-acid sequence MPTLVRLAHRPRAAVRLYCLPPGGSGPDFYQPWADLLPATVEPYSFALPGRGNRRDEPSPTDPSALTAALATLTDDATDSRPFALFGHSFGALLAHETARRLRRTARREPALVALSSLPAPHHRDLERLLATLVTSGLDRFTDLVGPLPTELLEDPMTVTRLCTPHLADLVLALHHRHHDEPPLQACLALYGGEADPLVPPGSLEGWNDLFTTPTTPHLFAGRHTYPLHQAPALVQQLAKDLQRAIR; translated from the coding sequence ATGCCCACACTTGTCCGCCTCGCCCACCGCCCACGGGCAGCCGTACGGTTGTACTGCCTGCCGCCCGGCGGTTCGGGCCCGGATTTCTACCAGCCCTGGGCCGACCTGCTGCCGGCCACCGTCGAGCCGTACTCCTTCGCGCTGCCCGGCCGAGGCAACCGCCGCGACGAGCCGTCACCGACCGACCCGAGTGCACTCACCGCCGCACTCGCCACCCTCACCGACGATGCCACCGACTCACGGCCCTTCGCCCTGTTCGGGCACAGCTTCGGCGCCCTGCTCGCCCACGAGACCGCACGACGCCTGCGCCGCACTGCTCGACGCGAGCCCGCGCTGGTCGCTCTGTCCTCCCTTCCCGCACCCCACCATCGAGATCTCGAACGGCTCCTGGCCACTTTGGTGACGTCGGGTCTCGACAGGTTCACCGACTTGGTGGGGCCGCTCCCCACCGAACTCCTCGAAGATCCGATGACCGTGACCCGCCTGTGCACGCCCCATCTCGCCGACCTGGTCCTCGCACTGCACCACCGCCACCACGACGAACCGCCCCTGCAGGCATGCCTGGCCCTGTATGGAGGTGAGGCGGACCCCTTGGTTCCGCCCGGTAGCCTGGAGGGCTGGAACGACCTGTTCACCACCCCCACGACGCCCCACCTCTTCGCCGGGCGCCACACCTACCCGCTGCACCAGGCCCCCGCCCTGGTGCAGCAGCTCGCCAAGGACCTGCAGAGGGCCATCCGGTGA